From the Mangifera indica cultivar Alphonso unplaced genomic scaffold, CATAS_Mindica_2.1 Un_0114, whole genome shotgun sequence genome, the window CTGCATGTTCCTTGGCTAGTTtcatttttcaagatttacctTTGCTTGATGATTTAATACTTCTTGCTTTCTAATGCTTGAAGAAATTGGATTAAGCAAACTTTTCAGAGTGTtggattgtttttattttaacttttttttcttcagtttctGGGTTAGAGGTTACTTTCTTCCCCTTGTTCTTGTCTAAATGTAAGGTTTCTGATTACGTATTGTCCATGTCCGTATCTAATAGGATAGATTTTTTGAAGAAAGTTTCTATCTGGACTGATCTCTATTTTTCTTAAAGCAAATAAGTCCAAActaaatttagaattttcttaATTGATGACTTGGTTTCATTGATTGTCTTAATTATTCTATATAGTTTTCGTCAGAAATATGATGGAATTTACACTCCAAATTCCGCCGAATTTACATATTCTTTGCAGTCGATTTATATGGAACttcataatcttaatttttcatACATTTAAACTTTTTTCCTTAGTCTTCTGGTCAACAAGTCTTTTTGTTGAAGTTTCAGTGTCGTGTGGACAGTTCTCCAACCGTTATCCTGGTGTAAGTCAGATAACTAACGTCTGTTTTGTACTTTTGCATAATACAAGTATATATACAATATCCTTGCAAATGGAATTCAAAGGGAAAACCTTTAAATCAGCAGCAATCATCTCATATTTAGCCTGTAATTAATAACAACAATTtggttaataattatttgtgcTGGATAAAATTCATGTTTGCTATATTTTGGGACCATAGTGTTAGTCCCGGAACCTTATTCAGCTGTCTGAATTGGCTTGACTTGTGACttcatatacattttttgtgaACAGGGGAGAGGAAGAGTATTAATTCCGAACTATGGCATGCTTGTGCCGGGCCACTGGTTTCTTTGCCTCCAGTTGGAAGCCTTGTAGTTTACTTCCCTCAAGGCCACAGTGAACAAGTATGTGCCTGTCTCATTGAATCTAGAGAACAACTGTATCAGCATTCTGGTTTCTGATGAAATTTTCTGTCGATTAATGCTGAATCTCAGGTTGCTGCATCGATGCAAAAGGAGACTGATTTCATACCCAGCTACCCTAACCTGCCTTCCAAGTTGATTTGCTTGCTTCATAACATCACTTTGCATGTATAAGAGCTTCTTATGTTCCACTCTACTGTTTAGTGGTTTATTTTTGACCCTAAAGGAAAATGCTGTAATTTAAATGAAGAATAATTGAATTTGTGTCAGTATGTTTTGTGTATGCCCAGCTCTTGAATTTGCTTGCCCTTGTTGAATCAATGTGTTGTCTTGGGAATAATGCTTAGTAATTTAGTCATTTAGTATAGTTGGTGTGTGCATATTCACTCTTGCGCCTCTATATCTTGCTTTATGTATTTCTGTTGTGCATACCGGCTGGTACTGAAATGGTGGGTCATAGGTGCAACAACATATGTTCTTATTGGTCAGGAAGtggaaatggaaaaaaaaaatgtaaattttttacttttctgcTTTTTTGAAGCAGTacatttattcaattattctcATTTTGAATCAGGCTGATCCAGAAACTGACGAGGTCTATGCTCAGATGACACTTCAACCTGTAAACAAAGTAGGTCAGccattaacaataatattaaatgatctagcaagtttttcttttggttgaagAAAGGACAAGCACATATTTTATTGGAATATCTGTTCTACAGTATGAAAAGGAAGCATTATTGGCATCTGATATGGGCCTCAAGCAAAACAGGCAACCAACTGAGTTTTTCTGCAAAACTCTTACAGCAAGTGACACCAGTACTCATGGTGGATTTTCTGTACCTCGCCGAGCAGCGGAGAAGATCTTCCCACCTCTAGTGTGTAAAATATTTTGtgatattagttttattataaagatgAGCTTTCCATATGGTTCTGTGTCTACTTTTCCATTACTCAGAGTCTATTTACTTGATAGGATTTTTCAATGCAACCACCTGCCCAGGAGATAGTAGCTAGAGATTTACATGAAACTACATGGACATTTAGACATATTTATCGAGGTATCCCTCCAGAGTATTCTTCTTAAAATCTTTCACTCCAGTAATATTGGGTCTATGTCTGCTTGCTGTACATAAAATTTAAGTGTGTTAGATATCAATTTTAGT encodes:
- the LOC123207890 gene encoding auxin response factor 19-like, encoding MKVNMKAQANGFLPNSAEGERKSINSELWHACAGPLVSLPPVGSLVVYFPQGHSEQVAASMQKETDFIPSYPNLPSKLICLLHNITLHADPETDEVYAQMTLQPVNKYEKEALLASDMGLKQNRQPTEFFCKTLTASDTSTHGGFSVPRRAAEKIFPPLDFSMQPPAQEIVARDLHETTWTFRHIYRGIPPEYSS